One segment of Scyliorhinus torazame isolate Kashiwa2021f chromosome 14, sScyTor2.1, whole genome shotgun sequence DNA contains the following:
- the LOC140389371 gene encoding muscarinic acetylcholine receptor M2-like, with translation MMGNSTEANESLSYLTGWFDTGGSPYKTFEVGLIVIVTGSLSLVTIIGNILVMASIRVNRQLQTINNYFIFSLACADLVIGAFSMNLYTIYTITGYWPMGTVVCDVWLAVDYVASSASGMNLLIISFDRYFCVTKPLSYPVRRTPKLAGMMIAAAWVLSFILWVPAILFWQFIVGERTVGEDECYVQFLSNPAVIFVTAIAAFYLPVIIMVILYVQISRASRSRVKDDTNEAGLSKYAITHRLVKSKIMKPNKNHIPNFPNGLAEVKMENNKITGDMAINNCGQATDKELSNVSTSRNVAQLNPKDEGVIQENMNAWNSQSLFVMNNSELIRTIDSKCQKSEDCDPTAKIASGINGKNGNGTENRIADEGIHITRTPAKMEKKKKGAVSREEKVTRTILAILLAFIITWSPYFATVLISTVCSTCVPHTVWTIGYWLVYINSTVNPACYALCNNTFKKTYKHLLLCQYRNIRTAR, from the coding sequence ATGATGGGAAACTCAACAGAGGCAAATGAGTCTCTCAGCTACCTTACAGGCTGGTTTGATACTGGAGGGAGTCCTTACAAAACGTTCGAAGTAGGCTTAATTGTGATTGTGACAGGATCTTTAAGCCTGGTGACAATTATTGGAAACATTCTGGTTATGGCTTCCATCAGAGTAAATAGGCAATTGCAAACTATTAACAACTACTTTATTTTCAGCTTGGCCTGTGCTGATTTGGTTATTGGTGCGTTCTCTATGAATCTATACACCATTTACACTATTACAGGTTACTGGCCGATGGGCACAGTGGTATGTGATGTGTGGCTTGCTGTAGATTATGTTGCCAGTAGTGCTTCTGGCATGAACCTCCTTATCATCAGCTTTGACCGCTACTTCTGCGTGACAAAGCCCCTCAGCTACCCCGTGAGGAGAACACCTAAGTTGGCAGGAATGATGATCGCAGCTGCCTGGGTGCTGTCCTTCATCCTTTGGGTCCCTGCTATTCTCTTCTGGCAGTTCATTGTAGGGGAGCGAACAGTTGGTGAGGATGAGTGCTATGTTCAGTTCCTCTCAAATCCTGCTGTCATTTTTGTCACTGCTATTGCAGCCTTCTATCTCCCTGTTATTATCATGGTGATTTTGTATGTGCAAATATCGCGTGCCAGTAGGAGTCGGGTGAAGGATGATACAAATGAGGCTGGATTGAGCAAATACGCAATTACTCACAGACTCGTGAAGAGCAAGATAATGAAACCTAATAAGAACCACATACCAAATTTTCCCAATGGATTGGCTGAGGTGAAAATGGAAAATAACAAAATAACTGGGGACATGGCAATTAATAATTGTGGCCAAGCAACGGATAAGGAGCTCTCCAATGTGTCAACCTCCCGCAATGTGGCCCAATTAAACCCGAAAGATGAAGGGGTGATACAAGAGAACATGAATGCTTGGAATTCTCAAAGCCTTTTCGTGATGAACAACTCCGAACTTATCAGAACGATAGATAGCAAATGTCAGAAAAGTGAAGACTGTGACCCCACGGCAAAAATAGCATCAGGCATCAACGGCAAGAATGGGAATGGCACAGAGAACAGAATAGCTGATGAAGGCATACATATTACCAGGACTCCTGCGAAGATGGAGAAGAAGAAGAAGGGAGCTGTATCCCGAGAGGAGAAAGTTACTCGAACCATCCTGGCTATTCTCCTGGCTTTTATCATCACCTGGAGCCCTTATTTTGCTACGGTGCTCATTAGCACCGTCTGTTCAACATGTGTCCCCCACACAGTCTGGACTATTGGATACTGGCTTGTTTACATCAACAGTACCGTCAATCCAGCCTGCTACGCACTGTGTAATAATACCTTCAAGAAAACCTACAAGCACCTTCTCCTATGTCAATACAGGAATATCCGTACAGCAAGGTAG